The Rattus norvegicus strain BN/NHsdMcwi chromosome 2, GRCr8, whole genome shotgun sequence nucleotide sequence AATCTTCctcaagaaaaacaaaggagagaaaggaaagatctTTAAATGGTTGTCTCTGTAGAAAGCCTGGGTCACACCAATTACCTGTCCAGCTGAAGCCAAGGTGATCTGCAATGTAAGCCAGCCTCTCTTCCATCCGCTCCTGCTCATCCTGGGGATCTATAGAAGGTTAAAAATAGAATGGCCAAAGAGTGTCTGGGACAGAAGGGGAACCATAGTACTGATCATCCAAGAAAGGAAGTCACTCGGTCAAATATCTGATAGTCACACAAATCAGCTATCATGGCTTAGGTCATATGAAGTGGTGTGTTTTCTGATTCTGGGATAAAAAGGGAATGAATCCCATGTGGTGATTTGTTGAAACCATCTGCTTCCATATCCCTTTAATGAAGACTTGTAACTGAACAGAGTGTCTAGTTATCTCAGGACTTTCCTTTTGTGATtgtgaaggagaagaggaggaggaagacaaggagaaggaggaaaaggaagaggaggaggaggaaaagaagaagaagaagaagaagaagaagaagaagaagaagaagaagaagaagaagaagaagaagaagaagaagaagaagaagaagaagaggaagaggaagaagaagaagagaagaagaggaggaggaggaggaagaggaggaggaggaggaggaggagaaagtccACCAAAGCACACTCACTTGACATATGAAACACCAGAGAAACCACAGATGGGATACAGAAGTAGAGTAACTGGTTGGACTGTAGTACTCATGTCTATGGAGGTGACCATCACCACCACGTCCTACCTGAAGGAATGCACTAAGAATTATCTTATACCTGGACTTAATCTGAGGCCAGGAACAACAATGTCCTATTGACCTTTGGAAGAAGGCAGGGCAAAGGCACATGAGCTTTGTAGATCCTTGCCAGTGGGACATTTGCTTCTGAGGCAAAGGTTCTGGCTGTCTGTTTCTAAACAAAGTCATGGAGTACACACTCTCACAAACTAGAATTTATCCAATTCCCTTTTAACTGCTGTGGACTGCTGGGTAGCATGTGAAATTCTGCCACCCACATAGGGATAAGTCTTCATTTAGAGACAATGGAAGCCTGAAGGTTACCTCTCAAAGCCACCCATGGtttccttgtttaaaaaaaaaaattcaatcccAAGAGCCATCATTCCCTCACATCATGCAGAGTTTGAGATTTTGTTGTCTGCTGAATCTCACCTGAGTATTTCGCTGTTCATTTTTACCTCAGGTTTGTTGGACTAATTTGGTTCTCATGGATATCGGAAAGCTGACCTCTTCGAATTGAAAAACAGACCCACAATAATTAGAATGTCTGGATGTGAGAAATTGTTTTGAGTAAAGGGCCTCCTAATCATGACAAAGTTGGATGTACCGATTAAagtacacacaaaaaaattaaaaattagagcCAATTGGCCTTGTGCTGTGAAATCCACATTCTTGTGTGTAAAAGCAAATGTATTTAACTGGAGGCTAAGCCTGGAACATCAGAACAACAAAACTCAACGCTTGTATGGCTTTACGTGCAGCAGCCAAAGAAAAGCGAGGGCCCCCGTTGCTTGGTTACGTTTCTGGTTTGGATAAGCATTCTCATTACTCAATCTTGAGATTGTTTCATAGACAAGAATATACagaaaaagcacaaaacacaaaggGCTTACACAAACACATTAACCACTACAGAAAGCTTAAAGAAAATGAGACATAAATCacgaaataaaacaaacattaccAAAAAAAATCTATATCAAATTTATGACATGCGTAGCACAGGGATTCCCAGTGGCTGGCAAATACCTTCAGCTCGGTCATGGCCATTTTCATCAGGGATGCGTTCAATCATAGTCTCAATGGACTCATCCCAAATGGGCCTTGTGTCAAAGATGTCCTCAGGAGCTGAGTGCTCAGTGTCAACAGGTGGCAGATTCTCAATGACTGACACTTCCAGGGCACTGCTACTTTCGTCGTCTGAGGGTGGCTCTTGCTCCCTTTCTGACTGTGTAAGCCTGTCTACTAATTTGGAAGCCTCATCACTAATCTCCTCAAAGAATTCTATGGAGTTCCGGTAAAGGTCAAAGAAGTGCTCCCTACTCTCTCTTGTGGGGCTCGTGCCTGTCCTGCTGGAAGATGAGGTGCTTCTGCTCTTCACCGGCAGTCGGGATGCAAAGAGCTTTGGTTTTGTGGCCCCTTCTTCTGATTCTGACTCAAACCCCTCTGCCCTCTCCctgctctctgtttctgtctcaatgTAACTTCTGGCTTTCACTGGGCATTTGGTCTTAGCATCCAAGGAGCTAGCGTCTGATTCTGACTTGCTTCTACCATCTGGTCCTCGGCTTAACACGTCTTGTCCCTGGGGGACACCTGACTTCTGGAGAGATATGTCTGGATGGGAGGGGTGCCACTCAGTTCTTTGGGGGGGTGCTTTGATGGGGATTTTGGACTTTGGTTTTGCCCCATCCTCCTCACTCTCCCCATCCAGACCAGATGGGAAATCATCAGAAAATGCACTCTCATCCTCTGCAGATGGAGGGGCTGACACTGAAGTGGGGAGAGTCCTGATAGGAATCTGGGGTTTGATTTCAGCAGAAGGCACGTTTTCCATGGGTGCAGTAGGGATCTCAATCACAGACTTCTGTTCCTCGGGAGAAGAATCTGGGGACTCATCATCCCGATCCGAATAAACAGACCTAGTGACAGTGGAGAAGTCCAGCTGACCAACAGGTTCGGGGAAAGTAGGGCAAGATGTCTGCTTCACAGTGCTTAGAGAATCACTCCACTGCATGGTGGCGGGCTCCTCGGCCACTGTGGATACAGCCTCTTTGGTGGGTGTTTCTGTGGAAGCTGAAATTACCACTTTGGAGTCAAGGTCAGCATCCGAGGCGGGTAAATCCTCTATTTCCTCACTTACATCATCAGGAACTAATTCTCCTTCGTCATCCATTGCTTCTTTGGGTCCTGAGAGTTCCAGTGACTCACTAGTAGTCTCCGTCTGTGGAGGCTCAGCCCCAGTGGCCCCTTCCTTCAAGTCTTCAGAGATAGTCTCTTCATTGGAGTCTTGGCCGATTTGGAAGAAGTGCAAACTTTCATCCGCATAGGACCTTTTGGTCATATCAATAGCACCACTTCGGGTCATCTCAAACAGCTTTCCTTCCTGAAAGAGGAATGGATTTTGTTCACTTGTCGGGGTCCCCTCTTCAGTTGGAGTTCTAGCAGGGGTGGTATCAGGGGTGGTGCCCTGTGACTGTCTGTCTACCATCAAACCAAAtatcttctgctcttcctctttCACTCGAGCTTCAAAGGCTGCGTCATCTTCACGTATCTCGCTCCAAGAGTCAGCATCCACATCCGTTTTGGTGATGATGACTTTGCTTACTTGTTCACCAGTCACTACTGGTGCGTTTGGTGTCGTGGGTGCTACAGACAAGGGGGGCTCATCAGACTGCATTGGCCACAGAGCACTTTTTTGCTCACATTCAGTGTCTAGGTCATGGCCCTCACAATTAGATGCTTCACCTGAGTCCGTTCTACTAGAGGAGCTGGTCATTATGACATCCTCAGGAGAGGATCTGATAATAACAGAATACACTTCAGGTGAATGAACAACTGTAGGATGACAGGTATCTGTTTGGAAATTGCTGGGTTCACCAGAGAAAAAGGATGAGGAAGCAACATTTTCATAAGGGCTGGTGATTTGAGGATGAGAATTTTCATCAGTCTCGGCTATATCAGACACTGGACCGTCCATGGCAAACCTTTCTGTGTGAGTTGTAGTAGATGCCTCTTGAGTAGGACAGTCCTCTGACATGCTCTCCAAAACTGGGTCAGTTACTGTGACCTCTACTTTTACAGGGGAAGATGGAGAAGATATTTCTTTAGCTGATTCATTTTCTTCAGGTACCGCACAATGAGACGAAGAAGACAAGGACGAGTGTTCACTGGGAAGACTTGCTTGTGTAGACTCCACTCTGGAAGGATCAAACTCTCTTTCTTCAAGGTCACTTCCATGAGTATCCTGGAGAGCTAGTGAATCGTTATCAATGGCCAGGGGCTTATCAACATCATGACACTCTGGACTCTGAACTCCTAGGGAGACAGGAGTGGCTGAGTTGCTAGGACTCACAGCCTTACAACCATGGCCATCACAGGCTTCTAACTGAGGAGTCTCTCTGTTCAGGTCAGCATGAGACCCATCGGCACCATCAGCAGAATGAGTCTGACTGTCTTCAGCTAAGTGTGATTTGCAATCTTTGTCTTCTTCTGGGTTACCCGGGTCTTCTTTAACCTCCTCGTTCATCTTGAAAGTATATTGCTTGGGAACTATGGGCTGGAACTGTGCTTCTTCCGGGCTGGAATTAGAGTCTATGctggatgggaggggagatggaggtTGCACTCGAATAACTGGCTCTGTCAGAAGACCTGAGTCCGCACCTTTACTCAGCTGTGTCAGCTCAGGTTCACTCTCTGAGGAGGAAGAAGCCTTTCTGCTCTCTGAAGTCACCAAGACAGGGACGTCACTCTCACCCTCTGTGCTCCCCATCTGTTTCTGTTCGTCCACTTCTGCTGAACAGTCAGCATCGGGGTCCGAGGATGAGGAGGATTCATCTTGCCTGGGCTCTCTTTTGTAGTCCCTTTTTTGCTTTGCTTCTTGCTCAAGTTCATCAAACGTTTTAATTTTCGTTACCATTTTGAAcatttcctcttctggtgtgaaccTTTTTTTCTCCCCGTTTTCAGAGTCATCCTCCTCTGCACATTCATGAATCACAGCAGGTTTGGGTGTACTTGAATCTGAAGGTTTGGGTGTGACCTCATAACTAACTTCTTCAGAGCTGGGGGTGTCAGGGGAGAGGGGGCTTTTCCCTGAGCTCTCCATGAGTGATGTCTGCTCTAGACTGTCATCCTCAGCACTGCCATCGGGATCTCGAAGCAGCCGAGAACGCATGGAAGCCACTTCAGCAACAAGATCTGTTTTGGCAATAGCTGCAGGGAGAGGAAAGTGACTTGGGAGAATTCCTGCCTTCATTTTAGGCTCAACTGGGCTGCTTTCCAGGGAGTCCCTGCAAGGGGACTCTTTCAGGGGACTTGGTTCCAGAGAATCGGGAGTTTTGTGTGAGGAGTTATCTTCTAGCACAGGGCTGGCTTCCAGAGAGTCTTTGTGGCTGACTGCTAATGATTCATCAGCCATTGGGCTGAGGACCTCACTATCCCGGTTATGGAGAGGGAGTTCTAGCCCTTGGGGACTTCTAATGACTCCCTGGGGTTTTGGTTCTGTTCCCTCAACTGTCTTGACAGTAGCATCAGATGGTGGGAAGGCCTTTGTCACCTCTGAGGTAGCTAAGGATTCCTGAGTTTCACTTACTGCTTGTGTCTTACAAGCTGAACTAACAAGTGGGAGCTGACTGTCCCTGCAGGACCCTTCCTCAGTAAGTGCCTGGCATGTCTCATTTGCTAATGATACACTGTGGCTGCCAGGGCAGTCCTCTTGTTTGGAGCACACATCTTTGGGAGGGACTTGGGTAACCTCCTTCAGAACATGCTCTGAATCCCCAGGGACCCCAGCACCTTGTTTTTCAGAACTATCAGCAATGTCATTGGTTATAGGAAGCTCTTTTTCTGAATGAATGTCTGTGGGCGTTTCTACCTTGATAGTTTCCTTGGCCTCTCCAATTTGTTCCTTACTTTTCTTTGGTGAGAAAGAAAGACTCTCTGGACTTGTCTCAGGAGTTTCCGCTAGGCCCTCATGTTTGTAGCTCTCTTCTGAACTGATCTGAGGTGTGCCTTCCATCAAGCTGCCACAAGGTGAGCCCGCTATCACTTCCTGCTTCAGGCTTTCCGAACTGCCACCCAAAGCCCCACTCTGTAAAGACAGAGCTGGGAGGAACTCATCTTTCATGTAATCTAGTGGAAATGTCGTGTTGAAGGGACTCGTGATTACTTGGTCTAAATGAATCTGAGCCTTTTCTGTGTTCTCAGTGAGGCGGAATTGTTGGTATTTGTCATTGTCTTCTAACTCTTGCTTGATGACGTCAGAAAAGTCAGTGGAGGTTTTCCTGTCTGGGCTGATCTGGAGGTCCATGTCTTCCTGCTCATCCACAGTCTTCTCTTGAAGGGTCTCAGCCCCACGATGGCTTTCttctgctgctgccgccgccactGCCGCCGCCACCGGTGGAACTGCCTCGGGTGTTTTAATAACGGGGGTTCtctcaaacctttctctaaccgGATCTTCTGTCCTGAGCCCAACGGTGATGGTGGTAGAACGGAACCGTCTGGATTCCATGGCTCCCGTCACCTGGAATCTCTGGCCACGTTTGGCTGTCTGATTTTCTATTCTCTGGGTTTCTCTCTGGGTTACAGAgtggcctttttctttttctacccgACTTTTACTTTTGTCTTgtgactgtttttgttttgctgattTGTGCTCAAAGAGTCCTGTTTTGTGTTTAGATGGGTCCTGACCTGACTGGAAAGCTTTCATGAGCTCCCGGACAGACATTGTCTCCTCAATTCGTTCAGTTTTGGAGGTGGGCGATATGGGTGgctgtttttctgtctttcctggaGACACAGGTAGGTGCTTTTCATGTTTCCCAGTGGCAGACCCAGGTGCCTGCTTCTCCGGGGTTCTTATAGAAGGTGCACCGGGAGAGCGCTTTTCTGTTTTGCCAGGTGACACTGGAGGAtgtttctctgttcttccagatgaTGGCACAGGTGGACGTTTATCTGTTTTGCCTGAAGGTGACACAGGTGTGTGTCGTTCTGTTTTTATAGATGACACAGGGGAATGTCTTTCATTTTTGGTTGAGGGGGAACCAGGTGAATGTTTCTCGGGTTTACCAGAAAATACTGGTGAATGTCGTTCGGCTTTTGCTGAGGGCGACACAGGGGAGTGTTTCTCATTTTTGCTTGATGGTGACACTGGTGAGTGCCTTTCAGTTTTTGCAGAGGAAGTAAGGGAAGAGTGCCTTTCCATTTTAGAGGAAGGAGAGGACTTTGAAGAGGGCGACACAACTGGGTGTGTCCTGGGAGTGGTCTTTTTGGGCACATCCTCTTTGCCTTTGACTCTGACTGGCAACTTGCTTCGACCTTTCTGCTCATCCTCCACTCGCTTCTGAAGAGCCTTCACTTTGTCCTTTATGGAACCAATAGGAGTTTCTTCTATCAGAGGAGAGGTGGCCTTGGCAGTGGGAAGGGGTTCAGGGGCCAGGCCCCGGTCTTCATCTACTGACTCCTCTGAGCTACCTTTCTTAAGTTCAGTCTTTTCTTCGCTGCCTTGTGggctttcctctttctgtttctgtttctcttttagtTTCCGCCGCACTGGCTTCTTTATCACTAGGCTCGGTTTAACCTGCTTCTGAGCGCTCTGTTTCTCCTCTGCTGGGGAGGTCTTGCCTTTATTACTCTCAGAACTCTTGACAATGGCTGAAGCCTGGCTTGTCTCCCCTGACTTTTCTGGAGCTGTTTGTGGCTTCTTTTCATGAGTACCCGTGTATGAATTTAGGTCATCTGTGAGGTAGTTCACTAACCCAGTGGAGTCCTTCTCTACTTTGGTCTTGGTCTCTCTGTctactctgacctctacacatgggTGTTCAGCGATTTCTACCGGGGCATGCTGCTTGGCCTCTTCGATTTCCTCATCGCTGACAATAACCCATTCCTCCTCTAGCTCCCGCTCAGACTGAGAACTCCGCACACTGCCTTCGTCTCTCATGTACGTTCCACTTCTCAGGATCGCATTCACCTTCTCTAAGTCCTCTTTGACTCTCTCTACAATTTCAAAGGGCTCGCCTGGCTCTTCTTCACCAGCCTTTGCCAGCTCCTTCACTTTGATGGAACCTGCCTTATCAGACACATCTGTGGTCAAGATGGCCGTCATTTTGATCAAATCTTGTTTCATCTCAGAAACTTCAGAGAGCAAGTCCGGACTTGCTAAGACAGGAACTTCATTAACCAGATGGCTTTTCAGGACAGATGTTTCTGTCGACTCTGTCTCATCATCTTTGATGTGAATGAAAAACATTGAAagtaaaatggaaatcaaaaaagaTAGTGGCAAATGTAATCAGGACCAAAACAACACAGCGTCTTTtcctggtggtgggaggggcaacAGAATGGGCTGGGAATGGTGGATCCACAAGGTCTCAAGGAACAAGAGCAAAGCAAGGCTAACGGAAAAAATAACTGAAAAGGAAAATGAGCAGGAAATAACTTGCTTAATTTTCTCACTGtagcacattcatacatacaacaAAGCTATCACAAATACTCACgacatacataaaaaaatcacaaatcaaaAAGAAAGAGCGCAGTGAAATTACACAGAGGCATCTCAAGATTG carries:
- the Ank2 gene encoding ankyrin-2 isoform X21, which encodes MTTMLQKSDSNASFLRAARAGNLDKVVEYLKGGIDINTCNQNGLNALHLAAKEGHVGLVQELLGRGSSVDSATKKGNTALHIASLAGQAEVVKVLVKEGANINAQSQNGFTPLYMAAQENHIDVVKYLLENGANQSTATEDGFTPLAVALQQGHNQAVAILLENDTKGKVRLPALHIAARKDDTKSAALLLQNDHNADVQSKMMVNRTTESGFTPLHIAAHYGNVNVATLLLNRGAAVDFTARNGITPLHVASKRGNTNMVKLLLDRGGQIDAKTRDGLTPLHCAARSGHDQVVELLLERGAPLLARTKNGLSPLHMAAQGDHVECVKHLLQHKAPVDDVTLDYLTALHVAAHCGHYRVTKLLLDKRANPNARALNGFTPLHIACKKNRIKVMELLVKYGASIQAITESGLTPIHVAAFMGHLNIVLLLLQNGASPDVTNIRGETALHMAARAGQVEVVRCLLRNGALVDARAREEQTPLHIASRLGKTEIVQLLLQHMAHPDAATTNGYTPLHISAREGQVDVASVLLEAGAAHSLATKKGFTPLHVAAKYGSLDVAKLLLQRRAAADSAGKNGLTPLHVAAHYDNQKVALLLLEKGASPHATAKNGYTPLHIAAKKNQMQIASTLLNYGAETNTVTKQGVTPLHLASQEGHTDMVTLLLEKGANIHMSTKSGLTSLHLAAQEDKVNVADILTKHGADQDAYTKLGYTPLIVACHYGNVKMVNFLLKQGANVNAKTKNGYTPLHQAAQQGHTHIINVLLQHGAKPNATTANGNTALAIAKRLGYISVVDTLKVVTEEVTTTTTTITEKHKLNVPETMTEVLDVSDEEGDDTVTGDGGEYLRPEDLKELGDDSLPSSQFLDGMNYLRYSLEGGRSDSLRSFSSDRSHTLSHASYLRDSAMIDDTVVIPSHQVSALAKEAERNSYRLSWGTENLDNVALSSSPIHSGRASPCLDRDNSRRCLPKRPCFLVSFMVDARGGAMRGCRHNGLRIIIPPRKCTAPTRVTCRLVKRHRLATMPPMVEGEGLASRLIEVGPSGAQFLGKLHLPTAPPPLNEGESLVSRILQLGPPGTKFLGPVIVEIPHFAALRGKERELVVLRSENGDSWKEHFCEYTEDELNEILNGMDEVLDSPEDLEKKRICRIITRDFPQYFAVVSRIKQDSNLIGPEGGVLSSTVVSQVQAVFPEGALTKRIRVGLQAQPMHSELVKKILGNKATFSPIVTLEPRRRKFHKPITMTIPVPKASSDVMLNGFGGDAPTLRLLCSITGGTTPAQWEDITGTTPLTFVNECVSFTTNVSARFWLIDCRQIQESVAFASQVYREIICVPYMAKFVVFAKSHDPIEARLRCFCMTDDKVDKTLEQQENFSEVARSRDVEVLEGKPIYVDCFGNLVPLTKSGQHHIFSFFAFKENRLPLFVKVRDTTQEPCGRLSFMKEPKSTRGLVHQAICNLNITLPIYAKESESDQEQEEEICMTSEKNDETESTETSVLKSHLVNEVPVLASPDLLSEVSEMKQDLIKMTAILTTDVSDKAGSIKVKELAKAGEEEPGEPFEIVERVKEDLEKVNAILRSGTYMRDEGSVRSSQSERELEEEWVIVSDEEIEEAKQHAPVEIAEHPCVEVRVDRETKTKVEKDSTGLVNYLTDDLNSYTGTHEKKPQTAPEKSGETSQASAIVKSSESNKGKTSPAEEKQSAQKQVKPSLVIKKPVRRKLKEKQKQKEESPQGSEEKTELKKGSSEESVDEDRGLAPEPLPTAKATSPLIEETPIGSIKDKVKALQKRVEDEQKGRSKLPVRVKGKEDVPKKTTPRTHPVVSPSSKSSPSSKMERHSSLTSSAKTERHSPVSPSSKNEKHSPVSPSAKAERHSPVFSGKPEKHSPGSPSTKNERHSPVSSIKTERHTPVSPSGKTDKRPPVPSSGRTEKHPPVSPGKTEKRSPGAPSIRTPEKQAPGSATGKHEKHLPVSPGKTEKQPPISPTSKTERIEETMSVRELMKAFQSGQDPSKHKTGLFEHKSAKQKQSQDKSKSRVEKEKGHSVTQRETQRIENQTAKRGQRFQVTGAMESRRFRSTTITVGLRTEDPVRERFERTPVIKTPEAVPPVAAAVAAAAAEESHRGAETLQEKTVDEQEDMDLQISPDRKTSTDFSDVIKQELEDNDKYQQFRLTENTEKAQIHLDQVITSPFNTTFPLDYMKDEFLPALSLQSGALGGSSESLKQEVIAGSPCGSLMEGTPQISSEESYKHEGLAETPETSPESLSFSPKKSKEQIGEAKETIKVETPTDIHSEKELPITNDIADSSEKQGAGVPGDSEHVLKEVTQVPPKDVCSKQEDCPGSHSVSLANETCQALTEEGSCRDSQLPLVSSACKTQAVSETQESLATSEVTKAFPPSDATVKTVEGTEPKPQGVIRSPQGLELPLHNRDSEVLSPMADESLAVSHKDSLEASPVLEDNSSHKTPDSLEPSPLKESPCRDSLESSPVEPKMKAGILPSHFPLPAAIAKTDLVAEVASMRSRLLRDPDGSAEDDSLEQTSLMESSGKSPLSPDTPSSEEVSYEVTPKPSDSSTPKPAVIHECAEEDDSENGEKKRFTPEEEMFKMVTKIKTFDELEQEAKQKRDYKREPRQDESSSSSDPDADCSAEVDEQKQMGSTEGESDVPVLVTSESRKASSSSESEPELTQLSKGADSGLLTEPVIRVQPPSPLPSSIDSNSSPEEAQFQPIVPKQYTFKMNEEVKEDPGNPEEDKDCKSHLAEDSQTHSADGADGSHADLNRETPQLEACDGHGCKAVSPSNSATPVSLGVQSPECHDVDKPLAIDNDSLALQDTHGSDLEEREFDPSRVESTQASLPSEHSSLSSSSHCAVPEENESAKEISSPSSPVKVEVTVTDPVLESMSEDCPTQEASTTTHTERFAMDGPVSDIAETDENSHPQITSPYENVASSSFFSGEPSNFQTDTCHPTVVHSPEVYSVIIRSSPEDVIMTSSSSRTDSGEASNCEGHDLDTECEQKSALWPMQSDEPPLSVAPTTPNAPVVTGEQVSKVIITKTDVDADSWSEIREDDAAFEARVKEEEQKIFGLMVDRQSQGTTPDTTPARTPTEEGTPTSEQNPFLFQEGKLFEMTRSGAIDMTKRSYADESLHFFQIGQDSNEETISEDLKEGATGAEPPQTETTSESLELSGPKEAMDDEGELVPDDVSEEIEDLPASDADLDSKVVISASTETPTKEAVSTVAEEPATMQWSDSLSTVKQTSCPTFPEPVGQLDFSTVTRSVYSDRDDESPDSSPEEQKSVIEIPTAPMENVPSAEIKPQIPIRTLPTSVSAPPSAEDESAFSDDFPSGLDGESEEDGAKPKSKIPIKAPPQRTEWHPSHPDISLQKSGVPQGQDVLSRGPDGRSKSESDASSLDAKTKCPVKARSYIETETESRERAEGFESESEEGATKPKLFASRLPVKSRSTSSSSRTGTSPTRESREHFFDLYRNSIEFFEEISDEASKLVDRLTQSEREQEPPSDDESSSALEVSVIENLPPVDTEHSAPEDIFDTRPIWDESIETMIERIPDENGHDRAEDPQDEQERMEERLAYIADHLGFSWTELARELDFTEEQIHQIRIENPNSLQDQSHALLKYWLERDGKHATDTVLIECLTKINRMDIVHLLETNTEPLQERMGRTYAEMEQTITLDHSEGFSVLPEELCAVKEKKEQEASKESESSDHPPMVSEEDISVGYSTFQDCIPKTEGDSPAAALSPQMHQESVQQDFSGKMQDQQEYYVTTPGAEVEDTQKATVIPDSLCKTPEDISTPPEEAKPCLQTPVAIEHASPIVQEPEEASEPKEESSPRKTSLVIVESTDDQPQVFEKLDGDAAFQKELTEELGELEASSDEEAMVTTRVVRRRVIIQGDDMPDIPPETVTEEEYVDENGHTVVKKVTRKIIRRYVSSDGTEKEEITMQGMPQEPVNIEDGDSYSKVIKRVVLKSDTQLSEVTLSEPSIVSGTSQFQAEPVEGRRVSKVVKTTMVHGERMEKSLGDSSLATDLPSAKEDFEEALGYTGSHMKVHLPSLVENEILKEDGSIIKRTTMSKARTQRRAVVKDQQGKCINLEHLEDVPGALDQDDLQRDLQQLLRHFCKENTKQEAK